A genomic window from Photobacterium gaetbulicola Gung47 includes:
- a CDS encoding GrdX protein: MDKNVRYDRLEIISNNLSLATLSPHVTITHQDHILDVLTLARDKIHTGARLVSHPLAGSVKPHETPYRSIVLLNQQDGLDMESLNTIEQAIERYQVLCKPNPNHMTLTAADIHRLFPEKQNRDFQFIDLQLIKSSLSAMGVRFAEYQAAVV; encoded by the coding sequence ATGGACAAGAACGTGAGATACGACAGACTAGAAATTATTAGCAACAACTTAAGCCTTGCGACCCTATCCCCCCATGTCACCATTACACACCAGGATCATATTCTGGACGTATTGACATTAGCCCGTGACAAAATTCATACAGGAGCAAGATTGGTCTCCCATCCCCTCGCGGGCAGTGTGAAGCCACACGAAACTCCTTACCGGAGTATTGTTCTGCTCAACCAACAGGATGGTCTGGATATGGAGTCACTCAATACCATTGAGCAAGCGATTGAACGCTACCAAGTCCTGTGCAAACCCAACCCAAACCACATGACTTTAACAGCTGCAGATATCCATCGGTTATTTCCCGAGAAGCAGAACCGCGATTTTCAGTTTATCGATCTGCAACTGATCAAATCCAGCCTCAGCGCAATGGGAGTTCGATTTGCCGAATACCAAGCCGCTGTGGTTTAA